From Alienimonas californiensis, a single genomic window includes:
- a CDS encoding STAS domain-containing protein gives MATERACRFEQDGNLLIITLLPELAEVPWADVEEIGSSLETRVLDRDKPQVIVDLTPLAHMGSGMVALVVRIWKAAQQQGGKFAVVNDHELVGEVLQLAGLADRWTIVSTRDEARKRLDVRARAAPARAAIVGGAPAAAAAGGGGLLAACGVGAVLLSAAALILMFLAPDLLPALALKATLFAGAVIGIVLGTLTLAWYLGVPRFTGVGVLLCSVALLIAGLVLEPNRLPADDGPNDSADLVVPDAEPSTAPQAPGSTADPLAEPAPEPPSTPAEALNGASDDAALIGAGQPDAGRPTEVLSAGSVRD, from the coding sequence GTGGCCACCGAGCGCGCCTGCCGGTTCGAGCAGGACGGCAATCTGCTCATTATCACCCTGCTCCCGGAACTGGCGGAGGTGCCGTGGGCGGACGTGGAGGAGATTGGGTCCAGCCTGGAGACCCGGGTGTTGGATCGGGACAAGCCGCAGGTGATCGTCGACCTGACCCCGCTGGCCCACATGGGCAGCGGGATGGTCGCCCTGGTGGTGCGAATCTGGAAGGCCGCCCAGCAGCAGGGCGGGAAGTTCGCGGTGGTGAACGATCACGAACTGGTTGGGGAGGTGCTCCAGTTGGCGGGGCTGGCCGACCGCTGGACGATTGTGTCCACCCGGGACGAGGCCCGTAAACGCCTCGACGTCCGCGCCAGGGCCGCCCCGGCCCGGGCGGCGATCGTCGGCGGGGCCCCCGCCGCGGCGGCGGCCGGCGGCGGCGGACTGCTGGCGGCCTGCGGGGTGGGCGCGGTGTTGCTGAGTGCCGCGGCGTTGATCCTCATGTTCCTCGCCCCGGACCTGCTGCCCGCCCTGGCCCTGAAGGCGACGCTGTTCGCCGGGGCCGTGATCGGCATTGTGCTCGGCACCCTCACGCTGGCGTGGTACCTCGGCGTGCCCCGGTTCACCGGCGTGGGCGTGCTGCTGTGCAGCGTGGCGCTGCTGATCGCCGGGCTGGTGCTCGAACCGAATCGGCTCCCCGCGGACGACGGTCCGAACGACTCCGCGGACCTCGTCGTCCCCGACGCCGAGCCTTCCACGGCCCCGCAGGCTCCCGGCTCCACGGCCGACCCGCTCGCGGAACCGGCCCCCGAACCCCCGTCGACCCCCGCGGAGGCTCTCAACGGCGCGAGCGACGACGCGGCCCTGATCGGCGCGGGCCAACCAGACGCCGGCCGCCCGACCGAAGTCCTCTCCGCCGGCTCCGTCCGCGACTGA
- a CDS encoding GspE/PulE family protein, giving the protein MSTDEPNADRPKSGNPARPRRNPSEQRALQAELRELADVVGPGPLVDLLLERAFQMQATDIHLDPTGNDLRVRVRVDGLLHDILRLPSDTQNQVISRVKLLGGMDITERRHAQDGHISNSIAGVERDVRIGSGPTIHGERLVLRLMPESGNFTRLEELGIRQAQQELLERQLNRPYGMILAVGPVGSGKTTTMYAGLHGLNEPHRSLVTIEDPVERRIEGVNQIQVDNRTSFGFAEALRACLRQDPNVMMVGEIRDAETAHIAGRAALTGVLVLSTMHANDAASAVDVLREFDVPPAVIADSVNCIVSQRLLRRASERSREEYSADDATAEILGLSAEERADATLVRGIPSEENFQTGYVGRTGVYEVMPIDGDVRKAILRGAPTREIRDIARANGMSSLESEARAKALSGETTVEEFVRLQAGLSDDPTGKRDRTHGEFAGNPDRRPDGPPQGGGDGRSNPPKSSTVRVA; this is encoded by the coding sequence GTGAGTACCGACGAACCGAACGCCGACCGTCCGAAGTCGGGCAATCCCGCCCGGCCGCGGCGGAACCCCTCCGAGCAGCGGGCCCTCCAAGCGGAGCTGCGCGAACTGGCGGACGTGGTCGGCCCCGGCCCGCTCGTCGATCTGCTGCTGGAACGGGCGTTCCAGATGCAGGCGACGGACATCCACCTCGACCCGACCGGCAACGACCTGCGGGTCCGCGTTCGGGTGGACGGGCTGTTGCACGACATCCTCCGCCTGCCCTCGGACACCCAGAACCAGGTGATCAGCCGGGTCAAGCTGCTGGGCGGGATGGACATCACGGAGCGCCGTCACGCCCAGGACGGGCACATCTCCAACAGCATCGCCGGCGTCGAGCGGGACGTGCGGATCGGCAGCGGGCCGACGATCCACGGCGAACGGCTCGTGCTGCGGCTCATGCCCGAAAGCGGGAACTTCACCCGGCTGGAGGAACTGGGCATTCGACAAGCCCAGCAGGAACTGCTCGAACGGCAGCTCAACCGGCCGTACGGCATGATCCTGGCGGTCGGCCCGGTCGGCAGCGGCAAGACGACCACCATGTACGCCGGCCTGCACGGCCTGAACGAACCCCACCGCAGCCTCGTCACGATCGAAGACCCGGTCGAACGTCGGATCGAGGGCGTGAACCAGATTCAGGTCGACAACCGGACCAGCTTCGGCTTCGCCGAGGCCCTGCGGGCCTGCCTGCGGCAGGACCCGAACGTGATGATGGTCGGCGAGATCCGCGACGCGGAGACCGCCCACATCGCCGGCCGGGCGGCGCTGACCGGGGTGCTGGTGCTCTCCACGATGCACGCCAACGACGCGGCCAGCGCCGTCGACGTACTGCGGGAGTTCGACGTGCCGCCGGCCGTCATCGCGGATTCGGTCAACTGCATCGTCTCCCAGCGCCTGCTCCGCCGGGCCAGCGAACGCAGCCGGGAGGAGTACAGCGCGGACGACGCCACCGCGGAGATCCTCGGCCTCTCCGCCGAGGAGCGGGCCGACGCCACGTTGGTGCGGGGCATTCCCTCGGAGGAGAACTTCCAGACCGGCTACGTCGGCCGGACCGGCGTTTACGAGGTGATGCCGATCGACGGCGACGTGCGGAAGGCGATCCTCCGCGGCGCCCCCACGCGGGAGATCCGTGACATCGCCCGGGCCAACGGGATGAGCAGTTTGGAATCCGAAGCCCGGGCGAAGGCGCTGTCCGGGGAAACCACCGTCGAGGAGTTCGTGCGGTTGCAGGCCGGCCTCTCCGACGATCCGACCGGCAAGCGGGACCGCACGCACGGCGAGTTCGCCGGCAACCCGGATCGCCGCCCCGACGGCCCGCCGCAGGGCGGCGGCGACGGCCGGTCGAATCCGCCGAAGTCGTCCACCGTCCGCGTCGCCTGA